Proteins encoded in a region of the Ptychodera flava strain L36383 chromosome 4, AS_Pfla_20210202, whole genome shotgun sequence genome:
- the LOC139131830 gene encoding 2-Hydroxyacid oxidase 2-like isoform X2 has protein sequence MTDAGQQYVFSNGTSSVLLTLVVAVVVYKLSSYFFKPKESRRKMRFLSDYEKYARETIPEGLLDYYSGGAGCHSTIPRNADAFKRICLMTRILHPILHVDLQTQILDRVVNLPIGIAPTGMRSFLWPDGDRCVAQAAADAQVINIVPMMGAITVEDVSKCATSGINWLQVAPLEDDAHLPIISRAENAGFQAVVITVDGRRVGHRNIGVQKFTDASTRCANLNNKPINKVIEMIKKDMCWRVVDDIVSKTSLPVIIKGILNPEDAITAVSHGVLGVIVSNQGGRQMDGVPAPIEMLPAVHAAVGDQIDVYLDSGVRTGSDVLKALALGAKCVFLGRPVLYGLCYQGEEGVGQIFDILKDELKNGMIFTGCSSVSKIPPSIVMQPNDPRFHIPTVSQ, from the exons ATGACAGATGCAGGGCAGCAATACGTCTTTTCAAATGGCACCAGCAGCGTGCTCCTCACATTAGTGGTAGCTGTCGTTGTTTACAAACTTTCATCGTATTTCTTCAAACCCAAGGAAAGCAG ACGGAAAATGAGATTTCTTTCTGACTATGAAAAGTATGCCAGAGAGACAATACCGGAAGGCTTACTTGATTACTATAGTGGCGGTGCTGGCTGTCACTCCACAATTCCAAGAAATGCCGATGCATTTAAGAG gATATGTCTTATGACACGAATCTTGCATCCAATTCTCCATGTGGACCTCCAAACTCAAATCCTAGACAGAGTAGTCAATCTTCCCATAGGAATTGCTCCAACAGGCATGCGTAGTTTTCTTTGGCCTGATGGAGACCGATGCGTTGCACAAG CTGCTGCAGATGCACAAGTAATCAATATTGTACCCATGATGGGTGCTATAACTGTAGAAGACGTGTCAAAGTGTGCAACATCTGGCATCAACTGGCTACAGGTAGCCCCTTTGGAAGATGATGCCCATCTACCTATAATATCAAGAGCAGAAAACGCAGGTTTCCAAGCTGTAGTTATCACGGTCGATGGACGACGTGTGGGACACCGAAACATTGGAGTCCAAAAATTTACCGATGCCTCCACTAGATGTGCCAATCTAAATAATAAACCTATCAATAAAGTAATAGAG ATGATAAAAAAGGACATGTGTTGGCGTGTTGTAGATGATATTGTTTCAAAAACTAGTTTACCAGTGATTATCAAAGGTATTTTGAATCCGGAGGATGCCATCACAGCAGTGTCACACGGTGTGCTTGGTGTTATTGTCTCAAACCAGGGTGGAAGACAGATGGATGGCGTTCCAGCACCA ATTGAAATGCTGCCAGCCGTTCATGCTGCTGTAGGAGATCAGATTGATGTCTACCTCGATAGTGGTGTCAGAACTGGTAGTGATGTCCTGAAAGCTCTGGCGCTAGGtgcaaaatgtgtgtttttagGTCGTCCTGTCTTGTATGGGCTCTGTTATCAG GGTGAAGAGGGTGTTGGACAGATTTTTGATATATTAAAAGATGAACTTAAAAATGGCATGATTTTTACAG GTTGTTCATCCGTTTCTAAAATCCCACCATCGATCGTGATGCAGCCAAATGATCCAAGATTCCACATCCCAACTGTAAGCCAGTAG
- the LOC139131830 gene encoding 2-Hydroxyacid oxidase 2-like isoform X1 encodes MTDAGQQYVFSNGTSSVLLTLVVAVVVYKLSSYFFKPKESRYGWMNRKRKMRFLSDYEKYARETIPEGLLDYYSGGAGCHSTIPRNADAFKRICLMTRILHPILHVDLQTQILDRVVNLPIGIAPTGMRSFLWPDGDRCVAQAAADAQVINIVPMMGAITVEDVSKCATSGINWLQVAPLEDDAHLPIISRAENAGFQAVVITVDGRRVGHRNIGVQKFTDASTRCANLNNKPINKVIEMIKKDMCWRVVDDIVSKTSLPVIIKGILNPEDAITAVSHGVLGVIVSNQGGRQMDGVPAPIEMLPAVHAAVGDQIDVYLDSGVRTGSDVLKALALGAKCVFLGRPVLYGLCYQGEEGVGQIFDILKDELKNGMIFTGCSSVSKIPPSIVMQPNDPRFHIPTVSQ; translated from the exons ATGACAGATGCAGGGCAGCAATACGTCTTTTCAAATGGCACCAGCAGCGTGCTCCTCACATTAGTGGTAGCTGTCGTTGTTTACAAACTTTCATCGTATTTCTTCAAACCCAAGGAAAGCAGGTACGGGTGGATGAATCGGAA ACGGAAAATGAGATTTCTTTCTGACTATGAAAAGTATGCCAGAGAGACAATACCGGAAGGCTTACTTGATTACTATAGTGGCGGTGCTGGCTGTCACTCCACAATTCCAAGAAATGCCGATGCATTTAAGAG gATATGTCTTATGACACGAATCTTGCATCCAATTCTCCATGTGGACCTCCAAACTCAAATCCTAGACAGAGTAGTCAATCTTCCCATAGGAATTGCTCCAACAGGCATGCGTAGTTTTCTTTGGCCTGATGGAGACCGATGCGTTGCACAAG CTGCTGCAGATGCACAAGTAATCAATATTGTACCCATGATGGGTGCTATAACTGTAGAAGACGTGTCAAAGTGTGCAACATCTGGCATCAACTGGCTACAGGTAGCCCCTTTGGAAGATGATGCCCATCTACCTATAATATCAAGAGCAGAAAACGCAGGTTTCCAAGCTGTAGTTATCACGGTCGATGGACGACGTGTGGGACACCGAAACATTGGAGTCCAAAAATTTACCGATGCCTCCACTAGATGTGCCAATCTAAATAATAAACCTATCAATAAAGTAATAGAG ATGATAAAAAAGGACATGTGTTGGCGTGTTGTAGATGATATTGTTTCAAAAACTAGTTTACCAGTGATTATCAAAGGTATTTTGAATCCGGAGGATGCCATCACAGCAGTGTCACACGGTGTGCTTGGTGTTATTGTCTCAAACCAGGGTGGAAGACAGATGGATGGCGTTCCAGCACCA ATTGAAATGCTGCCAGCCGTTCATGCTGCTGTAGGAGATCAGATTGATGTCTACCTCGATAGTGGTGTCAGAACTGGTAGTGATGTCCTGAAAGCTCTGGCGCTAGGtgcaaaatgtgtgtttttagGTCGTCCTGTCTTGTATGGGCTCTGTTATCAG GGTGAAGAGGGTGTTGGACAGATTTTTGATATATTAAAAGATGAACTTAAAAATGGCATGATTTTTACAG GTTGTTCATCCGTTTCTAAAATCCCACCATCGATCGTGATGCAGCCAAATGATCCAAGATTCCACATCCCAACTGTAAGCCAGTAG
- the LOC139131830 gene encoding 2-Hydroxyacid oxidase 2-like isoform X3: protein MTDAGQQYVFSNGTSSVLLTLVVAVVVYKLSSYFFKPKESRYGWMNRKRKMRFLSDYEKYARETIPEGLLDYYSGGAGCHSTIPRNADAFKRICLMTRILHPILHVDLQTQILDRVVNLPIGIAPTGMRSFLWPDGDRCVAQAAADAQVINIVPMMGAITVEDVSKCATSGINWLQVAPLEDDAHLPIISRAENAGFQAVVITVDGRRVGHRNIGVQKFTDASTRCANLNNKPINKVIEIEMLPAVHAAVGDQIDVYLDSGVRTGSDVLKALALGAKCVFLGRPVLYGLCYQGEEGVGQIFDILKDELKNGMIFTGCSSVSKIPPSIVMQPNDPRFHIPTVSQ, encoded by the exons ATGACAGATGCAGGGCAGCAATACGTCTTTTCAAATGGCACCAGCAGCGTGCTCCTCACATTAGTGGTAGCTGTCGTTGTTTACAAACTTTCATCGTATTTCTTCAAACCCAAGGAAAGCAGGTACGGGTGGATGAATCGGAA ACGGAAAATGAGATTTCTTTCTGACTATGAAAAGTATGCCAGAGAGACAATACCGGAAGGCTTACTTGATTACTATAGTGGCGGTGCTGGCTGTCACTCCACAATTCCAAGAAATGCCGATGCATTTAAGAG gATATGTCTTATGACACGAATCTTGCATCCAATTCTCCATGTGGACCTCCAAACTCAAATCCTAGACAGAGTAGTCAATCTTCCCATAGGAATTGCTCCAACAGGCATGCGTAGTTTTCTTTGGCCTGATGGAGACCGATGCGTTGCACAAG CTGCTGCAGATGCACAAGTAATCAATATTGTACCCATGATGGGTGCTATAACTGTAGAAGACGTGTCAAAGTGTGCAACATCTGGCATCAACTGGCTACAGGTAGCCCCTTTGGAAGATGATGCCCATCTACCTATAATATCAAGAGCAGAAAACGCAGGTTTCCAAGCTGTAGTTATCACGGTCGATGGACGACGTGTGGGACACCGAAACATTGGAGTCCAAAAATTTACCGATGCCTCCACTAGATGTGCCAATCTAAATAATAAACCTATCAATAAAGTAATAGAG ATTGAAATGCTGCCAGCCGTTCATGCTGCTGTAGGAGATCAGATTGATGTCTACCTCGATAGTGGTGTCAGAACTGGTAGTGATGTCCTGAAAGCTCTGGCGCTAGGtgcaaaatgtgtgtttttagGTCGTCCTGTCTTGTATGGGCTCTGTTATCAG GGTGAAGAGGGTGTTGGACAGATTTTTGATATATTAAAAGATGAACTTAAAAATGGCATGATTTTTACAG GTTGTTCATCCGTTTCTAAAATCCCACCATCGATCGTGATGCAGCCAAATGATCCAAGATTCCACATCCCAACTGTAAGCCAGTAG
- the LOC139131830 gene encoding 2-Hydroxyacid oxidase 2-like isoform X4 — protein MKSMPERQYRKAYLITIVAVLAVTPQFQEMPMHLRAAADAQVINIVPMMGAITVEDVSKCATSGINWLQVAPLEDDAHLPIISRAENAGFQAVVITVDGRRVGHRNIGVQKFTDASTRCANLNNKPINKVIEMIKKDMCWRVVDDIVSKTSLPVIIKGILNPEDAITAVSHGVLGVIVSNQGGRQMDGVPAPIEMLPAVHAAVGDQIDVYLDSGVRTGSDVLKALALGAKCVFLGRPVLYGLCYQGEEGVGQIFDILKDELKNGMIFTGCSSVSKIPPSIVMQPNDPRFHIPTVSQ, from the exons ATGAAAAGTATGCCAGAGAGACAATACCGGAAGGCTTACTTGATTACTATAGTGGCGGTGCTGGCTGTCACTCCACAATTCCAAGAAATGCCGATGCATTTAAGAG CTGCTGCAGATGCACAAGTAATCAATATTGTACCCATGATGGGTGCTATAACTGTAGAAGACGTGTCAAAGTGTGCAACATCTGGCATCAACTGGCTACAGGTAGCCCCTTTGGAAGATGATGCCCATCTACCTATAATATCAAGAGCAGAAAACGCAGGTTTCCAAGCTGTAGTTATCACGGTCGATGGACGACGTGTGGGACACCGAAACATTGGAGTCCAAAAATTTACCGATGCCTCCACTAGATGTGCCAATCTAAATAATAAACCTATCAATAAAGTAATAGAG ATGATAAAAAAGGACATGTGTTGGCGTGTTGTAGATGATATTGTTTCAAAAACTAGTTTACCAGTGATTATCAAAGGTATTTTGAATCCGGAGGATGCCATCACAGCAGTGTCACACGGTGTGCTTGGTGTTATTGTCTCAAACCAGGGTGGAAGACAGATGGATGGCGTTCCAGCACCA ATTGAAATGCTGCCAGCCGTTCATGCTGCTGTAGGAGATCAGATTGATGTCTACCTCGATAGTGGTGTCAGAACTGGTAGTGATGTCCTGAAAGCTCTGGCGCTAGGtgcaaaatgtgtgtttttagGTCGTCCTGTCTTGTATGGGCTCTGTTATCAG GGTGAAGAGGGTGTTGGACAGATTTTTGATATATTAAAAGATGAACTTAAAAATGGCATGATTTTTACAG GTTGTTCATCCGTTTCTAAAATCCCACCATCGATCGTGATGCAGCCAAATGATCCAAGATTCCACATCCCAACTGTAAGCCAGTAG